From the Ruminiclostridium josui JCM 17888 genome, one window contains:
- a CDS encoding arsenate reductase family protein, whose translation MLFIGYPKCSTCHKAKKWLDEHNIEYTERHIVEDNPTYDELKKWYVTSGLPLKKFFNTSGLLYKEMNLKDKLSTMSEDAQLELLSTNGMLVKRPLIVKGDAVLVGFKEAEWIEKLN comes from the coding sequence ATGTTGTTTATAGGCTACCCAAAATGTTCAACTTGCCACAAGGCTAAGAAATGGCTAGATGAACATAATATAGAATATACAGAGCGTCATATCGTGGAGGATAATCCAACTTATGACGAATTGAAAAAATGGTATGTTACAAGTGGACTTCCCTTGAAGAAGTTCTTTAATACCAGCGGACTTCTTTATAAAGAAATGAACCTTAAGGACAAGCTTTCTACTATGAGTGAAGATGCGCAGTTAGAGTTACTTTCTACTAATGGAATGTTGGTAAAACGTCCATTGATTGTAAAAGGAGATGCTGTATTGGTGGGCTTTAAGGAAGCAGAGTGGATTGAAAAA
- a CDS encoding DUF5677 domain-containing protein: protein MDKIELSKHIKQGDTFYTPFTDPNGMGATLSLSSWAKCWLPEFLWIALIIHGQGRKRGFENLYHIIEELQNSEIAVPQLSKVFNLSEDKQKMFWRIVTKYVKKDILAPLTVVVTPDINTVYYNHFFDFSMNIDDSISMLLEIVKECNRFHDELTTDICFIVDWFYVLNGRLHISADLDLPKALTEYYQHSHEDEVMKMFRPMIRSTFQGLCNLDCSKDFARCIWKVMGEISECNPLVIVWEEEITMDFYKIATDVMEYLAATNEDKKMETKYAVIMGLTCYIYRIYQEIVVKQLQNDISGRILFRTMLETYINLKYLMKQESEVSDIYERFKAYGSGKYKLVMAKIREGKYSLSEDSQIDKKIMELIVNEDMDEAFVNMSVGYFDKTGFRTKFQKCGEDELYEIYYEYATNFAHGIWGAIRESSMLICDNPAHAYHSVPDYHNEQNLRNVLGDSEMVMKKTFATIATYVELPDFYAV, encoded by the coding sequence ATGGATAAAATCGAATTATCAAAACATATAAAGCAAGGTGATACATTTTATACGCCATTTACAGATCCAAATGGAATGGGAGCAACATTAAGCCTTTCTAGTTGGGCAAAATGCTGGTTGCCAGAGTTTTTATGGATTGCTCTAATTATCCATGGTCAAGGAAGAAAACGAGGGTTTGAAAATTTATATCACATAATAGAAGAATTGCAAAATTCTGAAATAGCGGTACCACAGTTATCCAAAGTATTTAATTTGAGTGAAGATAAACAGAAAATGTTTTGGAGAATAGTAACAAAATACGTAAAAAAAGATATATTGGCCCCTCTAACAGTAGTAGTTACACCAGATATTAATACTGTGTACTACAATCATTTTTTTGATTTTTCCATGAACATAGATGATAGTATATCGATGCTTTTGGAAATTGTTAAGGAGTGTAATAGATTCCATGATGAATTAACAACGGATATATGTTTTATTGTTGATTGGTTTTATGTGTTAAATGGAAGATTACATATTTCCGCTGATTTGGATCTTCCTAAGGCATTAACCGAGTACTATCAGCATTCTCATGAAGACGAGGTAATGAAAATGTTTAGACCGATGATTAGGTCGACATTTCAGGGGTTGTGCAATTTGGATTGTAGTAAAGATTTTGCAAGATGTATATGGAAGGTAATGGGAGAGATTTCGGAGTGTAATCCTTTAGTAATTGTATGGGAAGAGGAAATAACGATGGATTTTTATAAAATAGCAACAGATGTGATGGAATATCTTGCAGCAACAAATGAAGATAAGAAAATGGAAACTAAGTATGCTGTGATTATGGGATTAACTTGCTATATATATCGTATATATCAAGAGATTGTAGTAAAACAGTTACAAAATGATATTAGTGGAAGAATTCTATTTAGAACTATGCTTGAAACATATATTAACTTGAAATATTTGATGAAACAGGAAAGCGAAGTGTCGGATATTTATGAAAGATTTAAAGCATATGGCAGTGGTAAATATAAATTAGTAATGGCTAAAATAAGAGAAGGAAAATATTCTCTTTCAGAGGATTCTCAGATTGATAAAAAAATCATGGAACTGATTGTAAACGAAGATATGGATGAAGCTTTTGTTAACATGAGTGTTGGATACTTTGACAAAACAGGTTTTAGAACTAAATTTCAAAAGTGTGGGGAAGATGAACTTTATGAAATATATTATGAGTATGCAACGAATTTTGCACATGGAATTTGGGGTGCAATTAGAGAATCGTCAATGCTAATTTGTGACAACCCAGCTCATGCGTATCATTCAGTACCGGATTATCATAATGAACAGAATTTAAGAAATGTACTTGGGGATAGCGAAATGGTTATGAAAAAAACATTTGCTACGATTGCGACTTATGTAGAATTACCAGATTTCTATGCTGTTTAA
- a CDS encoding phospholipase D-like domain-containing protein produces MWNSSIKIDYIAGLIADALDNYSVNGVNASFTKVIVELKEHFPNCSDEEITDIINLCMQLYSAKKTERADLVLTAPDSFRVKALRTKETLQKLIEGTEKSLTITGYSISDYFADMLDVIIRKSQQGVYVRLYVNDMEKQKSALDRLMAYKSRFLQVYEYQKQEDDKMAALHAKLLVSDAKKSLVSSANLSYHGMQGNVEMGFLIESPEKAKQIEEVMKEMVRMKVFVRV; encoded by the coding sequence ATGTGGAATTCAAGTATAAAAATTGATTACATTGCTGGCTTGATTGCGGATGCATTGGATAATTACTCAGTGAATGGAGTAAATGCTTCATTCACTAAAGTGATTGTTGAACTTAAGGAACATTTTCCGAATTGTAGCGACGAAGAAATAACCGATATTATTAACTTGTGTATGCAATTGTATTCAGCAAAGAAAACAGAACGTGCAGATTTGGTATTAACTGCACCAGACTCTTTTAGGGTAAAAGCATTACGAACTAAGGAGACGTTACAAAAGTTGATAGAAGGTACGGAAAAGAGTCTTACTATCACAGGATATTCTATTTCGGATTATTTTGCAGATATGTTGGATGTGATTATAAGAAAGAGCCAGCAGGGAGTGTATGTCAGATTATATGTGAATGATATGGAAAAGCAGAAATCTGCATTAGATAGACTGATGGCGTATAAGTCTCGTTTTCTTCAAGTTTATGAATATCAAAAGCAAGAAGATGACAAGATGGCGGCGTTGCATGCAAAATTATTAGTTTCAGATGCAAAGAAATCGTTAGTGTCCTCGGCAAACCTTTCATACCATGGGATGCAAGGAAATGTAGAAATGGGATTTTTGATCGAATCACCAGAGAAGGCAAAGCAGATAGAGGAAGTTATGAAAGAGATGGTTCGGATGAAGGTATTTGTGAGAGTGTAA
- the drmB gene encoding DUF1998 domain-containing protein yields the protein MNFYKKLGEIRPNQLITTYGPGSIMDAVNDSLTVLDIEYWDNNNIGKEIRDARLASYMNVRKFFMPKTGGKEDIPVISFPYYHVCSKGTCKFLFDMREYFDAEQYRNAQGEVKCPKCGFPAYPSRFITVCEEGHMDDFPYRWWVHHGETSCKEDMFLKSMGNTSSLAELRVECACGAKRVMSGAMQKEKFAGLSCSGNHPHRPGAKPKICKKSVVPSQRGASNVYFTVTRNAISIPPWTNPINDIMSAQRATIETLVEAMGEEDGLSFAYNKYFGEKYSWDDFKAAYDRLSQNIKEFTELKEMEYAAITHHEDVEYQHDVKYFKAQEVEIKDSLKEYISRVIKIHRLREVRVLTGFTRLEAPEPEIEEQSHIVKLKCGSGEKWLPAVEINGEGVFIELNREKINQWMQIEQVKTRSDKYAGCYAAYCEKKGWENFKPRNAEYVLLHTLSHMLIKEMAMQSGYSSSALHERIYSSENMCGLLIYTGAADKEGSLGGLVELGGMNKLLPLLKGALENGLTCTTDPECFMKNPTSDRLNGAACHSCTMISETACENGNRLLDRALVVPVPEHEEMGYFRGLVRDLCGIQV from the coding sequence ATGAATTTTTATAAAAAACTGGGCGAGATACGTCCAAATCAATTGATAACTACATATGGCCCAGGCTCAATTATGGATGCGGTGAATGACTCGTTAACAGTGTTGGACATCGAATACTGGGATAATAATAACATTGGTAAAGAAATTAGAGATGCCAGATTAGCAAGCTATATGAATGTAAGGAAATTTTTTATGCCAAAAACTGGTGGTAAAGAAGATATTCCGGTTATTTCATTTCCCTACTATCATGTGTGTTCAAAGGGGACATGTAAGTTCCTGTTTGATATGAGAGAATACTTTGATGCAGAACAGTATAGAAATGCGCAAGGAGAAGTGAAGTGTCCTAAATGTGGTTTTCCTGCATATCCTTCCAGATTTATTACAGTATGTGAAGAAGGACATATGGATGATTTTCCATATAGATGGTGGGTTCATCATGGAGAAACAAGTTGCAAAGAGGATATGTTTCTGAAATCAATGGGAAATACATCATCACTTGCAGAACTTCGCGTGGAGTGTGCATGTGGAGCAAAAAGAGTAATGTCAGGAGCCATGCAAAAAGAGAAATTTGCAGGACTGAGTTGTTCGGGAAATCATCCGCATAGACCTGGAGCAAAGCCTAAGATTTGTAAGAAGAGTGTGGTTCCGAGTCAAAGAGGTGCATCAAATGTGTACTTTACAGTTACAAGGAATGCAATCTCCATTCCTCCTTGGACAAACCCTATTAATGATATTATGAGTGCACAGCGAGCAACCATTGAAACTTTAGTAGAGGCTATGGGTGAAGAAGATGGTTTAAGCTTTGCCTATAATAAGTATTTTGGAGAGAAATATTCGTGGGATGATTTTAAGGCTGCATATGACAGATTAAGTCAGAATATTAAAGAGTTTACAGAGTTAAAAGAGATGGAGTATGCGGCAATTACACACCATGAAGATGTGGAATATCAGCACGATGTAAAATATTTTAAGGCTCAAGAAGTGGAGATTAAGGATAGTCTTAAGGAGTACATTTCAAGAGTAATTAAGATACATCGCTTGAGAGAAGTAAGAGTATTGACTGGTTTCACGAGACTTGAAGCGCCAGAGCCGGAAATAGAAGAACAATCACATATTGTAAAATTAAAATGCGGTTCAGGAGAGAAATGGCTTCCGGCAGTAGAAATTAACGGTGAAGGTGTCTTTATTGAATTGAACAGAGAGAAAATCAATCAATGGATGCAGATTGAACAGGTTAAGACCCGTTCAGATAAGTATGCCGGATGCTATGCTGCATATTGCGAGAAGAAAGGGTGGGAGAATTTCAAACCAAGAAATGCAGAATATGTGTTGCTACACACACTATCTCATATGTTAATAAAGGAAATGGCAATGCAGTCTGGATATTCTTCATCTGCGTTGCATGAAAGAATTTATAGTAGTGAGAATATGTGCGGTTTGCTTATATATACTGGTGCTGCAGATAAGGAAGGTTCTCTTGGTGGACTTGTAGAACTGGGTGGAATGAATAAATTGTTACCACTATTAAAAGGGGCATTAGAAAATGGTCTTACTTGCACCACTGACCCAGAATGCTTTATGAAGAATCCAACTAGTGACAGATTGAATGGTGCAGCATGCCATTCTTGTACAATGATTTCAGAAACAGCATGTGAGAATGGAAATAGATTATTGGATAGGGCATTAGTTGTTCCGGTTCCTGAACATGAAGAAATGGGCTATTTTAGAGGCTTGGTGAGAGATTTATGTGGAATTCAAGTATAA
- the drmA gene encoding DISARM system helicase DrmA, with protein sequence MADIKDFKHAIVRQKILEAVRKDLIGPSSVCEELNEVPTSSYITGLLYPADTAVTEDENYFDVEFTEKKFDADGETMEAGIFEEEEPEDRFKGGFQKPSSIGISFYVADDVSKLNAYINWGKYHAEQIQGEVVDGTLEEDAENKKKKKHTVYVREQMQDVVEIELNNGKRSEMIPLESNSSIYVYVMKMQLDNGHKMVSVYLHNNDKSDGEEKEYEKVMFQVEMLIADDLMSPIFVPEYVCRKVELEDEYYYKGRPVYARGRGCAATWDAVIDEVNTASVRTAFIPDYEIPSVSAQIEDMPEHVFSMLQMGSPKKKDEVIENLRLLTSMYGDWITDVLVNDVSMQEQKFRVTGQTIIDKCNDANRRMNAGIDLIERDDKAYQAFVFMNQAMYLQRSITSFSKEYGSGIPCNLTDFMKDMPEKGRKKDHSEWRPFQIAFVLLNLCGIMDGESPEREIVDLLYFPTGGGKTEAYLGLIAFTIAYRRLTAKEENEYEKDGGVTVFLRYTLRLLTTQQRDRLMRLIVAMEQLREKNTELYGKERITIGFWVGGNVTPNKFSDYSDTDQFKKKEFLRKLTKQIIKCPYCGKPIERDDYIINEKGKSVQIHCSDEFCMFSKRTGRTIPVYLVDEEIYAKCPTVIISTVDKFARLPWTEQVGLLFGKTDRCCSRCGHIAVGEKHPGRHNADVAAGLDKAVTTECKPFYPPELIIQDELHLITGPLGTIYGGYETVVEEMCCIERNGKKIRPKYVVSTATIKNAGEQIKFLYGRNDFTQFPPSGFDTRDSFFIREVTLPKENLASASKEKLQELIADGQKPFRQYVGICASGQSVKTTLIRLYSIILQTALDLAKEPEFEDYIDPYYTLIGYFNSIRELGGAVRLLDDDIASRIRVVKNKYNSPAQRYIGIDGKKEITSRIPSWEIAQVLEKLAISYDKKKERQNCYDVVIATNMIAVGMDVDRLGLMTVVGQPKQNSEYIQATSRVGRQHPGIIFTVYNPYRPRDLSNYENFVGFHSQMYRYVEGTTATPFAARARDRVLHALVVSLLRLQFEEMADNGGAANINEISDEDVKRVKEMILERVKVTAPSSYADTEKEIEEFISTWKNIAKSDKLYYFVPSVADDKKRLLTYYGEYYGDKEKPTLSSMRDVEQSSTVFYWEGI encoded by the coding sequence ATGGCAGATATAAAAGATTTTAAACATGCTATTGTACGCCAGAAGATTCTGGAGGCTGTTAGAAAAGATTTAATAGGTCCGTCTTCTGTGTGCGAAGAACTGAATGAAGTACCGACAAGTAGTTATATTACGGGATTATTATATCCTGCTGATACAGCTGTAACAGAGGATGAGAATTACTTCGATGTAGAGTTTACGGAGAAAAAATTCGATGCTGATGGTGAAACTATGGAAGCGGGGATTTTTGAAGAGGAAGAACCAGAAGATAGATTTAAAGGTGGATTTCAGAAACCGTCTTCAATAGGTATTTCATTTTATGTTGCTGATGATGTATCTAAATTAAATGCATATATCAACTGGGGAAAATATCATGCAGAGCAGATTCAAGGTGAAGTTGTTGATGGAACTTTGGAAGAGGATGCAGAAAATAAGAAAAAGAAGAAACATACTGTGTATGTTAGAGAGCAAATGCAGGATGTTGTGGAAATTGAATTAAACAATGGAAAACGTTCTGAAATGATTCCTTTAGAGTCCAACAGTAGTATATACGTCTATGTAATGAAAATGCAGTTGGATAATGGACATAAAATGGTATCTGTATATCTTCACAATAATGATAAATCAGATGGTGAAGAGAAAGAATATGAAAAAGTTATGTTCCAAGTAGAAATGCTTATTGCGGATGATTTAATGAGTCCTATTTTTGTGCCGGAATATGTATGTAGAAAGGTAGAACTTGAGGATGAGTATTACTATAAGGGAAGACCTGTCTATGCGAGAGGTAGAGGATGTGCTGCAACGTGGGATGCTGTAATTGACGAAGTTAACACAGCATCAGTAAGAACGGCATTTATACCAGATTACGAAATTCCAAGCGTAAGTGCACAGATAGAGGATATGCCAGAGCATGTATTCTCTATGTTACAAATGGGTTCACCAAAGAAAAAGGACGAGGTAATAGAGAACTTACGTCTATTGACATCTATGTACGGAGATTGGATTACGGATGTTTTAGTAAATGATGTTTCTATGCAAGAACAAAAGTTTCGTGTGACAGGACAAACTATCATAGATAAGTGCAATGATGCGAATCGTAGAATGAATGCGGGTATTGATTTGATTGAGCGTGATGACAAGGCATATCAAGCATTTGTGTTTATGAATCAAGCAATGTATTTGCAGAGAAGTATTACATCGTTTTCTAAAGAATATGGAAGTGGAATCCCTTGTAACCTTACGGATTTTATGAAAGATATGCCAGAAAAAGGTAGAAAGAAAGATCACAGCGAGTGGAGACCTTTCCAGATAGCATTTGTATTATTAAATTTGTGTGGAATTATGGATGGCGAATCACCGGAAAGGGAAATTGTTGATTTGCTTTATTTCCCTACGGGTGGAGGCAAGACAGAGGCATACTTGGGGTTGATAGCATTTACGATTGCATATCGTAGATTGACAGCCAAGGAAGAAAATGAGTATGAAAAAGATGGCGGAGTAACGGTATTTTTACGTTATACTCTTAGATTGCTTACTACACAGCAAAGGGATCGTTTGATGCGACTTATTGTTGCGATGGAACAGTTAAGAGAAAAAAATACAGAGTTGTATGGCAAGGAAAGAATTACCATTGGATTTTGGGTTGGAGGAAATGTTACGCCAAATAAATTTAGTGATTATAGTGACACTGACCAGTTTAAGAAAAAGGAATTCTTGCGCAAACTGACAAAACAGATTATCAAGTGTCCTTACTGTGGTAAGCCGATAGAACGAGATGATTACATAATAAATGAAAAAGGAAAATCAGTTCAAATTCATTGTTCTGATGAATTTTGCATGTTTTCAAAGAGAACAGGAAGAACAATTCCTGTATATTTGGTAGATGAAGAAATTTATGCGAAATGTCCGACTGTAATAATTTCAACTGTTGATAAATTTGCGAGATTACCATGGACAGAACAGGTTGGTTTGTTGTTTGGTAAAACAGACAGATGTTGCTCGAGATGTGGACATATCGCAGTAGGTGAAAAACATCCGGGAAGACATAACGCAGATGTGGCAGCAGGTTTGGATAAGGCTGTAACAACAGAATGTAAACCATTTTATCCACCGGAACTTATTATTCAGGATGAGTTACATTTGATTACAGGTCCTTTGGGGACTATTTATGGAGGTTATGAAACTGTTGTAGAAGAAATGTGCTGTATCGAGCGAAATGGTAAGAAGATTCGTCCTAAGTATGTAGTTTCGACTGCAACAATCAAGAATGCGGGTGAGCAGATAAAGTTCTTGTATGGTAGAAATGATTTCACCCAGTTTCCACCAAGCGGATTTGATACTAGAGATTCGTTCTTTATTCGAGAGGTTACATTGCCAAAAGAGAACTTAGCATCTGCATCAAAGGAAAAATTACAGGAATTAATAGCAGATGGGCAGAAACCATTCCGACAGTATGTAGGTATTTGTGCAAGCGGTCAATCAGTTAAAACAACACTTATCCGTTTGTATTCTATTATTTTACAAACAGCATTAGATTTGGCAAAAGAGCCGGAGTTTGAAGACTATATAGACCCATATTATACCTTAATTGGATATTTTAACAGTATTCGAGAACTTGGCGGTGCAGTTCGCCTTTTGGACGACGATATTGCAAGTAGGATTCGTGTAGTTAAGAATAAATATAATAGTCCGGCACAAAGATATATTGGTATCGATGGCAAGAAAGAGATTACATCTCGTATTCCATCATGGGAGATTGCTCAGGTACTCGAAAAGTTAGCCATTTCCTATGATAAGAAAAAGGAAAGACAGAATTGCTATGATGTTGTCATTGCCACAAATATGATTGCTGTTGGTATGGATGTGGACCGTTTAGGCCTTATGACGGTGGTAGGTCAGCCGAAACAGAACTCCGAGTATATTCAGGCAACAAGCCGTGTAGGACGCCAACATCCAGGTATCATTTTTACAGTTTATAATCCATATAGACCACGAGATCTATCAAATTATGAAAACTTTGTTGGATTTCATTCTCAGATGTATAGATATGTGGAAGGCACAACAGCAACACCGTTTGCAGCAAGAGCGAGAGATAGGGTATTACATGCATTAGTAGTGTCATTGCTTCGCTTACAATTTGAAGAAATGGCGGATAATGGCGGAGCTGCTAATATCAATGAAATCTCTGATGAGGATGTAAAACGAGTAAAAGAAATGATACTCGAGAGGGTGAAGGTAACAGCACCTTCATCTTATGCAGATACAGAAAAAGAAATAGAAGAATTTATCAGTACATGGAAGAACATTGCGAAATCGGACAAATTGTATTATTTTGTCCCTTCGGTAGCAGATGACAAAAAGAGGTTGCTCACATATTATGGAGAATATTATGGTGATAAAGAAAAGCCTACATTAAGTTCGATGAGAGATGTTGAACAGTCATCTACAGTATTTTATTGGGAGGGCATATAA
- a CDS encoding DEAD/DEAH box helicase family protein produces MSSVDKIKWAMSLRDPQYEALKYFDAISSKIEYRTVSKAEAEKIASENCQDPHNISVDKEFDFPSFCFDMTTGIGKSRLMGACIYYLYKTKGYKHFFILAPGNTIYDKMRRESVPGHPKYMFKGLEAEMGRPKVYDGENYLSYPVKYVQEELVVEKTSDIQIFIFNISKIFTRGDLEFKFHKFNENLGGSFAEVLRSFDDLVICMDEAHRYYAPASKVAINYLNPVLGLEFTATPKSTNKNIIYHYGLEDGAGKFLKIPVVMGRTNTAGYSEDDIEEMKLKDGIKLHERRKSIVYKYCIENGVEQVKPIVLVACKDTTHAKKIKDKIDSDSFFGGRYVGKVIEIDSSTSGAETEENIQKLLTIEKNTNPIEIVLHVYKLKEGWDVNNLFTIIPLNAAKSDILALQTIGRGLRLPFGEITGIEELDTLDIVAHDHYREIIDDIKNNPVFKKKNLDEEEIPDTKTVQVEPAVENKQISLFDEALKESGIKSYQDLNNQSTVESLFEEYQKAFVKKATTTKKTDENSGQMSIFDLFGNQASEEGPRTDDIAEQQSNNGGVATNGMTVVQPDNTTLQIDIQKSSGSKNVLPYAKQEFIKKVEELKKVAISVPKIGISYSSTIEFKPFTVKRTIQDFDIAASRIERYDTINDRLLQVLDADALIVENPENMLAVSLLDSIPEFDSDDAEFILDVVDQYLALIDGSDEDKKKIVRRYATVIVNDLRNQIYASKEESTEFVFKVQKDLIVFGSFVKNMRADGRLHFKKEVPDKKNIKHYLFEGYKKSYYPENAFDSDDERRLSVILEEDDEVVRFIKPPLNQLGLFYRAAKQYNPDFLVETKDKKYMIEVKAANQTETEEVQEKAKAAVKWCECASKVDADGKVWEYRLIPGDKIVVGNTLKYVVGLAVPISVEE; encoded by the coding sequence GTGAGTTCAGTAGATAAGATTAAATGGGCTATGAGCTTGCGTGACCCTCAGTACGAAGCACTGAAATATTTTGATGCCATTAGTTCTAAGATAGAGTACCGAACTGTTTCTAAAGCAGAGGCAGAGAAGATTGCATCTGAGAATTGTCAAGATCCGCACAATATTTCAGTGGATAAGGAATTTGATTTTCCATCTTTTTGTTTTGATATGACAACAGGTATTGGTAAATCACGTCTGATGGGGGCTTGTATTTATTACCTGTATAAGACAAAAGGATATAAGCATTTTTTCATTCTTGCACCAGGAAATACCATTTATGACAAGATGCGTAGAGAATCTGTGCCAGGACATCCAAAGTATATGTTTAAGGGACTTGAAGCAGAAATGGGAAGACCTAAGGTATATGATGGTGAGAATTATTTGTCATATCCGGTGAAGTATGTGCAAGAAGAGTTAGTAGTAGAGAAGACTTCGGATATTCAAATTTTCATTTTTAATATTTCGAAGATTTTTACTCGTGGTGATTTGGAATTTAAGTTCCATAAATTTAATGAGAACTTAGGCGGCTCCTTTGCAGAAGTTCTTCGTTCCTTTGATGATTTGGTTATCTGTATGGATGAAGCACATAGATATTATGCTCCGGCATCAAAGGTTGCTATCAATTACCTAAATCCTGTCCTCGGATTAGAATTTACAGCAACTCCTAAGAGTACCAATAAAAATATCATTTATCATTATGGATTAGAAGATGGTGCGGGTAAGTTTCTGAAAATCCCTGTGGTTATGGGAAGAACTAATACTGCTGGATATTCGGAAGATGATATTGAAGAAATGAAATTGAAGGATGGAATTAAGCTTCATGAGAGAAGAAAATCCATCGTTTATAAATATTGCATAGAGAATGGAGTGGAACAAGTAAAACCTATTGTTTTAGTTGCATGTAAAGATACAACTCATGCTAAGAAGATTAAAGATAAGATTGATTCAGACTCTTTTTTTGGTGGAAGATATGTGGGAAAAGTAATTGAAATCGACTCTAGTACCAGTGGTGCTGAGACGGAAGAAAACATTCAGAAGTTATTAACCATTGAAAAGAATACGAATCCGATTGAGATTGTATTGCATGTTTATAAGTTGAAAGAAGGATGGGATGTAAATAACCTCTTTACAATTATTCCGTTGAATGCTGCAAAGAGTGACATATTAGCATTGCAAACTATTGGAAGAGGTCTTAGATTACCGTTTGGAGAAATTACAGGGATTGAAGAGTTAGATACACTTGATATAGTGGCACATGACCATTACCGTGAGATTATTGACGATATTAAGAATAATCCGGTATTTAAAAAGAAAAATCTGGATGAAGAAGAAATTCCTGATACAAAGACTGTACAAGTTGAGCCAGCAGTAGAGAATAAGCAGATTTCGTTGTTTGATGAGGCGCTTAAAGAAAGTGGCATAAAATCATATCAAGACTTGAATAATCAAAGTACGGTAGAGAGTCTTTTTGAGGAATATCAGAAAGCGTTTGTAAAGAAAGCTACAACAACGAAGAAGACCGATGAAAACAGTGGACAAATGTCTATTTTTGATTTGTTTGGAAATCAAGCTTCTGAAGAAGGTCCAAGGACAGATGATATAGCGGAACAACAGTCGAACAATGGTGGAGTTGCCACTAATGGAATGACAGTAGTTCAGCCGGATAATACGACTTTGCAAATTGACATTCAGAAGAGTTCGGGAAGTAAAAACGTGCTTCCTTATGCAAAACAGGAATTTATCAAGAAAGTGGAAGAACTGAAAAAAGTAGCTATTTCTGTGCCTAAAATAGGAATTAGTTATAGTTCTACTATTGAATTTAAGCCATTTACGGTTAAGCGAACAATTCAAGATTTTGATATTGCTGCATCACGAATTGAGAGATATGACACCATTAATGACAGATTGTTACAGGTGCTTGATGCAGATGCATTGATTGTCGAAAATCCGGAAAATATGTTGGCAGTTTCACTTTTAGATAGTATTCCGGAATTTGATTCTGATGATGCAGAATTTATATTAGATGTTGTGGATCAGTATTTAGCTTTGATAGATGGTTCTGATGAGGATAAAAAGAAGATTGTCAGAAGATATGCCACTGTCATTGTAAATGATTTGAGAAATCAGATATATGCATCGAAAGAGGAAAGCACGGAGTTTGTATTTAAAGTGCAAAAAGATCTTATTGTATTTGGCTCATTTGTAAAAAATATGAGAGCGGATGGAAGGCTTCATTTCAAGAAAGAAGTACCAGATAAAAAGAATATCAAACACTATTTGTTCGAAGGATACAAGAAGTCATACTATCCAGAGAATGCTTTTGATAGTGATGATGAAAGACGTTTGTCCGTAATTTTGGAAGAAGATGACGAAGTTGTACGATTCATAAAGCCACCACTTAACCAGTTGGGCTTGTTCTATAGAGCAGCAAAGCAATATAATCCGGACTTTTTAGTTGAAACGAAGGATAAGAAGTACATGATAGAAGTTAAGGCTGCTAATCAGACAGAAACTGAGGAAGTACAAGAAAAAGCAAAAGCTGCAGTGAAGTGGTGCGAATGTGCATCTAAAGTAGATGCTGATGGTAAGGTATGGGAATACCGATTGATTCCAGGAGACAAAATTGTTGTTGGAAACACATTAAAATACGTGGTTGGTTTAGCAGTACCAATTTCGGTAGAAGAATAA